A genomic window from Punica granatum isolate Tunisia-2019 chromosome 2, ASM765513v2, whole genome shotgun sequence includes:
- the LOC116195702 gene encoding uncharacterized protein LOC116195702 isoform X1, translating to MATDPITDFSRTKRVVFLIDLDPLLRLQNADQYLTSVVSSAKTILSFPPLSSSLFSFKLFFSSLSPILSSSKLPASSLHLSFNDPCTTLLSLSQCLSSLPEFSQSSTTISSPRALNIAASLRQVLHDYTWDPVIVEDSLLGTSSPCNSAIRSNLVVLFSPIGRTRDWASQLIGVETEDEILSSVDQFGSKFCGVFKNVNSSFVSKDIHCSWVDVKYAPKCAEPEGLELVVNGIRSLGWGFCSTQSIFFGPMLVPFGLIYPSIGLPSKFSGFCGAQARVRSSLGLEITDVDGKPLECKLCGLQLVSLKNSVTLKNNDLFLCVESGNSHVGPHVGSGAWLEQFMGGTVKVEAVEKHGKFAEIKESSSEMILVQECSGKSEKDQEDDGGSEFFVDGMLQLLASEMGEFVRKSPPIWQIFLGFMYKEGYWALVSLTKPDGDRCFGVLKPFSIFSALISLTNEKPNLDDMVKNIRVGSRLQFIQKVGNQISGSKNAVLVEKNGSTNLKVEPSANKKNDRLVSTKSKKSHRTLGLFQDLTWSEFQKVELEGLDVRIDELYFARERRNSKKLKFLKCWAKQVKSYTCSGTSITDGPKPQTKTPKEMGNAAGEAHQASEQPISASDSLTAASRVQGEIAIDCGVENPEDVLRDIPNKIWKGLESKEVDLGILAQRLVNSSIYCLYQKPEMRDTSEGQFPSVNADDDCLNKVTSEVTGLLLREAKDLSEKNKSRDILSPAMDQDTLACVVREYELQILFRMEILRSEISAAIKDSVKQKFIKQICSLLEYIQSHLEGFFSDWSLHNYVEKIIKSRYSGDLEEVVHQIYSKMDLLLFDQEDDEVPNSLLNSEEESGQSWRDITEKGNGEVGRNGGLISAESESQPRPRKRFTWRNEERDERLIKARERRERARRVASYTSWVPDLQRVWAPKQQLNATKAKPEPSTKQSKRMGKGSVARDIVCETPLTVNKRPCLQRNESPDQDSVVHRSGPIPKALFPVD from the exons GTCGTCTTCCTCATAGACCTCGACCCGCTCCTCCGCCTCCAGAACGCCGACCAGTACCTGACCTCCGTCGTCTCCTCCGCCAAGACAATCCTCTCCTTTCCTcccctctcctcctctctgTTTTCCTTTAagctcttcttctcctctctctcccctatCCTCTCCTCCTCAAAGCTCCCCGCTTCCTCTCTCCACCTCTCCTTCAACGATCCCTGTACCACTCTCCTATCCCTCTCTCAATGCCTAAGCTCGCTCCCAGAATTCTCTCAAAGCTCCACAACCATTTCTTCCCCTCGGGCCTTGAACATTGCCGCCTCCCTGCGCCAGGTTTTGCATGACTACACCTGGGATCCCGTCATCGTCGAAGATAGCCTGTTAGGTACTTCCTCTCCATGTAATTCTGCTATTAGGTCTAATTTGGTTGTTCTATTCTCTCCAATCGGTAGAACTAGGGATTGGGCGTCTCAGTTGATTGGTGTAGAGACAGAAGATGAGATTTTGAGCAGCGTGGACCAATTTGGCAGTAAATTTTGTGGGGTTTTCAAGAATGTGAATAGTTCATTTGTTAGTAAGGATATTCATTGCAGCTGGGTCGACGTGAAATATGCACCCAAGTGTGCGGAACCTGAAGGGTTGGAGCTTGTTGTGAACGGGATTCGGAGTTTAGGGTGGGGATTTTGCTCAACTCAATCCATTTTTTTCGGCCCTATGCTTGTGCCATTTGGATTGATTTATCCAAGTATTGGTCTGCCTTCTAAATTTTCCGGCTTCTGTGGCGCTCAGGCCAGAGTTCGTTCTAGTCTGGGTCTTGAGATTACAGATGTGGATGGAAAACCTTTAGAATGCAAGTTATGTGGGCTACAATTGGTTAGCCTTAAAAATTCAGTTACGCTTAAGAATAATGATCTTTTTCTATGCGTGGAATCTGGGAattctcatgtcgggcctcaTGTAGGAAGTGGTGCATGGTTGGAACAGTTCATGGGAGGCACAGTGAAGGTAGAGGCAGTGGAGAAGCATGGAAAATTTGCAGAGATCAAAGAATCATCTTCAGAAATGATTCTTGTTCAGGAATGTTCTGGCAAATCTGAGAAAGATCAAGAGGATGATGGTGGTAGTGAGTTCTTTGTAGATGGGATGCTCCAGTTACTAGCTTCTGAAATGGGGGAGTTTGTGAGAAAATCACCTCCAATTTGGCAGATTTTCTTGGGTTTCATGTACAAAGAAGGCTATTGGGCTCTGGTGTCACTTACAAAACCGGATGGGGATAGATGCTTTGGTGTCCTTAAGCCATTCAGTATATTCTCTGCTCTCATCTCTCTTACCAATGAGAAGCCCAATTTGGATGATATGGTGAAGAATATCAGAGTAGGTAGCAGATTGCAGTTTATTCAGAAAGTGGGCAACCAGATTTCTGGATCCAAAAATGCTGTGCTTGTTGAGAAGAATGGATCCACTAATCTCAAGGTTGAGCCTTCGGCTAATAAAAAGAACGACAGACTTGTGTCTACGAAAAGCAAAAAGAGCCATAGAACTTTGGGCTTATTTCAGGATCTAACATGGAGCGAATTTCAAAAAGTGGAACTTGAAGGTTTAGATGTAAGAATAGATGAGTTATACTTTGCCCGGGAAAGAAGGAACTCaaagaaattgaaattctTGAAGTGCTGGGCGAAACAGGTTAAGAGTTATACTTGTTCTGGGACATCCATAACAGATGGGCCCAAGCCACAAACAAAAACTCCCAAAGAGATGGGAAATGCAGCCGGGGAGGCACATCAAGCAAGTGAACAGCCGATTTCTGCATCTGATTCTCTGACAGCAGCTTCAAGGGTCCAGGGTGAAATTGCCATTGATTGCGGTGTAGAAAACCCAGAAGATGTCCTGAGGGATATACCCAATAAGATTTGGAAAGGACTCGAGTCCAAGGAGGTGGACTTGGGGATTCTAGCACAACGACTTGTAAACAGTTCCATTTACTGTTTATATCAGAAACCAGAGATGAGGGACACATCAGAAGGTCAGTTTCCTtcggtcaatgctgatgacGATTGTTTGAACAAGGTTACTTCTGAAGTAACTGGACTTTTGCTGAGGGAAGCCAAGGACTTGTCTGAGAAGAACAAAAGTAGGGATATCTTGAGCCCGGCAATGGATCAAGACACATTGGCATGTGTAGTCCGAGA ATACGAATTGCAGATATTATTCCGAATGGAAATACTGCGGTCAGAAATTTCAGCGGCCATCAAGGATTCTGTCAAGCAGAAGTTTATAAAGCAAATCTGCTCACTCTTAGAGTACATACAATCTCATCTTGAGGGATTCTTCAGTGATTGGAGCCTTCATAATTACGTGGAGAAGATCATAAAGAGCAG GTATTCTGGGGACCTCGAGGAGGTAGTGCACCAAATTTACTCGAAAATGGATCTGCTGTTGTTTGACCAGGAGGATGATGAAGTGCCTAATTCGCTACTCAACAGCGAGGAAGAAAGTGGTCAATCCTGGAGAGACATAACAGAGAAAGGTAACGGTGAGGTGGGCAGAAATGGAGGTTTGATCTCAGCTGAAAGTGAATCCCAGCCCCGACCCCGAAAGAGATTCACTTGGAGGAATGAGGAGCGTGATGAAAGATTGATCAAGGCCCGGGAGAGAAGGGAAAGGGCTCGGAGAGTTGCATCATATACCAGTTGGGTACCCGATTTGCAGAGAGTTTGGGCCCCGAAGCAGCAACTGAATGCAACAAAGGCGAAGCCAGAGCCGTCTACTAAGCAGTCCAAGAGGATGGGTAAGGGAAGTGTGGCACGAGACATCGTTTGTGAGACTCCATTGACCGTGAATAAGCGGCCCTGCCTACAAAGGAATGAGAGCCCTGATCAGGATTCGGTGGTGCACCGGAGCGGACCAATTCCTAAGGCTTTGTTTCCGGTTGATTAG
- the LOC116195702 gene encoding uncharacterized protein LOC116195702 isoform X2 — MATDPITDFSRTKRVVFLIDLDPLLRLQNADQYLTSVVSSAKTILSFPPLSSSLFSFKLFFSSLSPILSSSKLPASSLHLSFNDPCTTLLSLSQCLSSLPEFSQSSTTISSPRALNIAASLRQVLHDYTWDPVIVEDSLLGSGAWLEQFMGGTVKVEAVEKHGKFAEIKESSSEMILVQECSGKSEKDQEDDGGSEFFVDGMLQLLASEMGEFVRKSPPIWQIFLGFMYKEGYWALVSLTKPDGDRCFGVLKPFSIFSALISLTNEKPNLDDMVKNIRVGSRLQFIQKVGNQISGSKNAVLVEKNGSTNLKVEPSANKKNDRLVSTKSKKSHRTLGLFQDLTWSEFQKVELEGLDVRIDELYFARERRNSKKLKFLKCWAKQVKSYTCSGTSITDGPKPQTKTPKEMGNAAGEAHQASEQPISASDSLTAASRVQGEIAIDCGVENPEDVLRDIPNKIWKGLESKEVDLGILAQRLVNSSIYCLYQKPEMRDTSEGQFPSVNADDDCLNKVTSEVTGLLLREAKDLSEKNKSRDILSPAMDQDTLACVVREYELQILFRMEILRSEISAAIKDSVKQKFIKQICSLLEYIQSHLEGFFSDWSLHNYVEKIIKSRYSGDLEEVVHQIYSKMDLLLFDQEDDEVPNSLLNSEEESGQSWRDITEKGNGEVGRNGGLISAESESQPRPRKRFTWRNEERDERLIKARERRERARRVASYTSWVPDLQRVWAPKQQLNATKAKPEPSTKQSKRMGKGSVARDIVCETPLTVNKRPCLQRNESPDQDSVVHRSGPIPKALFPVD, encoded by the exons GTCGTCTTCCTCATAGACCTCGACCCGCTCCTCCGCCTCCAGAACGCCGACCAGTACCTGACCTCCGTCGTCTCCTCCGCCAAGACAATCCTCTCCTTTCCTcccctctcctcctctctgTTTTCCTTTAagctcttcttctcctctctctcccctatCCTCTCCTCCTCAAAGCTCCCCGCTTCCTCTCTCCACCTCTCCTTCAACGATCCCTGTACCACTCTCCTATCCCTCTCTCAATGCCTAAGCTCGCTCCCAGAATTCTCTCAAAGCTCCACAACCATTTCTTCCCCTCGGGCCTTGAACATTGCCGCCTCCCTGCGCCAGGTTTTGCATGACTACACCTGGGATCCCGTCATCGTCGAAGATAGCCTGTTAG GAAGTGGTGCATGGTTGGAACAGTTCATGGGAGGCACAGTGAAGGTAGAGGCAGTGGAGAAGCATGGAAAATTTGCAGAGATCAAAGAATCATCTTCAGAAATGATTCTTGTTCAGGAATGTTCTGGCAAATCTGAGAAAGATCAAGAGGATGATGGTGGTAGTGAGTTCTTTGTAGATGGGATGCTCCAGTTACTAGCTTCTGAAATGGGGGAGTTTGTGAGAAAATCACCTCCAATTTGGCAGATTTTCTTGGGTTTCATGTACAAAGAAGGCTATTGGGCTCTGGTGTCACTTACAAAACCGGATGGGGATAGATGCTTTGGTGTCCTTAAGCCATTCAGTATATTCTCTGCTCTCATCTCTCTTACCAATGAGAAGCCCAATTTGGATGATATGGTGAAGAATATCAGAGTAGGTAGCAGATTGCAGTTTATTCAGAAAGTGGGCAACCAGATTTCTGGATCCAAAAATGCTGTGCTTGTTGAGAAGAATGGATCCACTAATCTCAAGGTTGAGCCTTCGGCTAATAAAAAGAACGACAGACTTGTGTCTACGAAAAGCAAAAAGAGCCATAGAACTTTGGGCTTATTTCAGGATCTAACATGGAGCGAATTTCAAAAAGTGGAACTTGAAGGTTTAGATGTAAGAATAGATGAGTTATACTTTGCCCGGGAAAGAAGGAACTCaaagaaattgaaattctTGAAGTGCTGGGCGAAACAGGTTAAGAGTTATACTTGTTCTGGGACATCCATAACAGATGGGCCCAAGCCACAAACAAAAACTCCCAAAGAGATGGGAAATGCAGCCGGGGAGGCACATCAAGCAAGTGAACAGCCGATTTCTGCATCTGATTCTCTGACAGCAGCTTCAAGGGTCCAGGGTGAAATTGCCATTGATTGCGGTGTAGAAAACCCAGAAGATGTCCTGAGGGATATACCCAATAAGATTTGGAAAGGACTCGAGTCCAAGGAGGTGGACTTGGGGATTCTAGCACAACGACTTGTAAACAGTTCCATTTACTGTTTATATCAGAAACCAGAGATGAGGGACACATCAGAAGGTCAGTTTCCTtcggtcaatgctgatgacGATTGTTTGAACAAGGTTACTTCTGAAGTAACTGGACTTTTGCTGAGGGAAGCCAAGGACTTGTCTGAGAAGAACAAAAGTAGGGATATCTTGAGCCCGGCAATGGATCAAGACACATTGGCATGTGTAGTCCGAGA ATACGAATTGCAGATATTATTCCGAATGGAAATACTGCGGTCAGAAATTTCAGCGGCCATCAAGGATTCTGTCAAGCAGAAGTTTATAAAGCAAATCTGCTCACTCTTAGAGTACATACAATCTCATCTTGAGGGATTCTTCAGTGATTGGAGCCTTCATAATTACGTGGAGAAGATCATAAAGAGCAG GTATTCTGGGGACCTCGAGGAGGTAGTGCACCAAATTTACTCGAAAATGGATCTGCTGTTGTTTGACCAGGAGGATGATGAAGTGCCTAATTCGCTACTCAACAGCGAGGAAGAAAGTGGTCAATCCTGGAGAGACATAACAGAGAAAGGTAACGGTGAGGTGGGCAGAAATGGAGGTTTGATCTCAGCTGAAAGTGAATCCCAGCCCCGACCCCGAAAGAGATTCACTTGGAGGAATGAGGAGCGTGATGAAAGATTGATCAAGGCCCGGGAGAGAAGGGAAAGGGCTCGGAGAGTTGCATCATATACCAGTTGGGTACCCGATTTGCAGAGAGTTTGGGCCCCGAAGCAGCAACTGAATGCAACAAAGGCGAAGCCAGAGCCGTCTACTAAGCAGTCCAAGAGGATGGGTAAGGGAAGTGTGGCACGAGACATCGTTTGTGAGACTCCATTGACCGTGAATAAGCGGCCCTGCCTACAAAGGAATGAGAGCCCTGATCAGGATTCGGTGGTGCACCGGAGCGGACCAATTCCTAAGGCTTTGTTTCCGGTTGATTAG